From one Luteolibacter sp. SL250 genomic stretch:
- the aroE gene encoding shikimate dehydrogenase — MPDVFTLNDLISRERLDAGEDKPAKLAVIGHPVAHSASPRLQQPALDAVGIDARYIRVEIEPGHLRDAFDRMRALGFIGCNVTVPHKFEALEACSEVHPEARSLGAVNTVRFDADHTRGFNTDGPGFVRAIDDEFGQPLSTMKVLIAGAGGGAGQAIATQCALQGIEKLVIVNRTVDKLEPLLNRLVALGPTTEIIALSFDDPLLAMEAHSVDLIVNTSSLGLKKGDASILPSSCLKAGHLIYDTIYQPAVTPLISSGQSMNCRTANGLSLLIHQGVLAFQHWFPQTDPLSIMRQAMAD, encoded by the coding sequence ATGCCCGATGTTTTCACCCTCAATGACTTGATTTCCCGTGAACGTCTGGACGCAGGCGAGGACAAACCGGCGAAACTCGCGGTCATCGGCCACCCCGTCGCCCATTCCGCCTCCCCCAGACTCCAGCAACCCGCGCTCGATGCGGTGGGGATCGACGCCCGGTATATCCGTGTCGAGATCGAACCGGGCCACCTGCGGGACGCGTTCGACCGGATGCGGGCGCTCGGTTTCATCGGCTGCAACGTCACCGTTCCGCACAAGTTCGAGGCTCTGGAAGCCTGCAGCGAGGTCCACCCGGAAGCCCGGTCGCTGGGTGCGGTGAACACGGTGCGCTTCGACGCGGACCACACGCGGGGATTCAACACCGACGGCCCCGGCTTCGTCCGCGCCATCGACGACGAGTTCGGCCAGCCGCTTTCGACCATGAAAGTCCTCATCGCCGGTGCGGGCGGCGGCGCAGGGCAGGCGATCGCGACCCAATGCGCCCTCCAGGGCATCGAGAAGCTGGTGATCGTGAACCGGACGGTGGACAAGCTGGAGCCGCTGCTCAACCGCCTGGTGGCACTGGGACCGACCACGGAAATCATCGCGCTTTCGTTCGACGATCCACTTCTCGCCATGGAGGCCCACAGTGTTGACCTGATCGTCAACACGTCTTCGCTCGGCCTGAAGAAGGGGGATGCTTCCATCCTGCCGTCTTCGTGCCTGAAGGCAGGCCACCTGATCTACGACACCATCTACCAACCGGCGGTGACCCCTCTGATCTCATCGGGACAGTCGATGAACTGCCGGACGGCGAACGGACTCTCCCTGCTGATCCACCAAGGGGTGCTGGCCTTCCAGCACTGGTTCCCGCAGACGGATCCACTGTCGATCATGAGGCAGGCGATGGCGGACTGA
- a CDS encoding Hsp70 family protein, which translates to MILGIDLGTTNSAVGVVDSGFPILLADEDGRRITPSAVWLGQDGSIEVGRKALRRRAVDPERVLTSVKRLMGRRWEEVSTESSVSRGVDGLPRILGKRPEEVSAEILKELKRIADWRMGTSITKAVITVPAYFNDGQRAATKRAGELAGLEVVRILNEPTAAALAYGLDKLQEKSRVAVYDLGGGTFDLSILEMQEGVFQVLATHGDTRLGGDDLDAIILAWVAERESLDVAQLSPDALVRLTVESERVKIALAGEEETVFQVPFFDGSRSLEIPVTRGDLETLASPWINRTLRHCRQAMADAGVMPEDLDAVVLVGGSTRMPAVRRAVSGFFGKEPDVSQHPDEAIALGATVQAGVLDGSLRRVVLLDVTPLSLGIETFGGLMNVLIPRNTTIPCKAGEMFTNAADGQRSMKVRVLQGEREMARDNWELGVFEVAFDAAAKGQARVGVQFRIDENGILEVLARDVSTGTDTVVTIGSAAVDVDDEAVGKMVGESVEHAFEDMAERIFTEARMKAEELLPAVRMVLGQGLATPEEKGEIEAAVTEVEEAMANGAANPLKAAVKRLDTATEALAARLVEKAMEEALEKRLGIG; encoded by the coding sequence ATGATTCTGGGCATTGACCTCGGTACGACGAATTCAGCGGTAGGCGTGGTGGATTCCGGCTTCCCCATCCTGCTTGCGGATGAGGACGGTCGGAGGATCACGCCGAGCGCGGTTTGGCTCGGTCAGGACGGTTCCATCGAGGTGGGGAGAAAGGCGCTCCGCCGCCGGGCGGTGGACCCGGAGCGGGTGCTGACCAGTGTGAAGCGGCTGATGGGACGGCGGTGGGAGGAAGTTTCCACGGAATCCAGTGTCAGCCGTGGGGTGGATGGCTTGCCGCGGATTTTGGGCAAGCGTCCGGAAGAGGTCAGCGCGGAGATCCTGAAGGAACTGAAACGCATCGCGGATTGGCGGATGGGAACCTCCATTACGAAAGCGGTCATCACTGTCCCCGCCTATTTCAACGACGGCCAGCGGGCGGCAACGAAGCGGGCCGGTGAGTTGGCGGGGCTGGAGGTGGTGCGCATCCTCAACGAGCCGACCGCGGCGGCACTGGCCTATGGTTTGGACAAGCTGCAGGAAAAGTCCCGTGTTGCCGTCTATGACCTCGGCGGTGGTACCTTCGATCTTTCGATTCTCGAAATGCAGGAGGGCGTGTTCCAGGTGTTGGCGACCCATGGGGATACCCGCCTGGGAGGGGATGATCTGGATGCCATCATCCTTGCATGGGTGGCGGAGCGGGAGTCGCTGGATGTCGCCCAGCTTTCCCCGGATGCCCTGGTCCGCCTGACCGTCGAATCCGAGCGGGTCAAAATCGCCTTGGCCGGGGAGGAGGAAACCGTGTTCCAGGTGCCGTTCTTCGATGGCAGCCGCAGTCTGGAAATCCCCGTGACCCGGGGGGATCTGGAAACGCTGGCCTCCCCATGGATCAACCGGACCCTGCGCCATTGCCGCCAGGCCATGGCGGATGCCGGGGTGATGCCGGAAGACCTGGATGCGGTGGTGCTGGTTGGCGGATCCACCCGGATGCCGGCCGTGAGAAGGGCGGTGTCAGGGTTTTTCGGGAAAGAACCGGACGTTTCCCAGCACCCGGACGAAGCCATCGCCCTGGGAGCCACGGTGCAGGCCGGAGTGCTGGACGGCAGCCTCCGCCGGGTGGTGCTGCTGGACGTCACTCCGCTGAGTCTCGGCATCGAGACCTTCGGCGGACTGATGAACGTGCTCATCCCCCGGAACACGACCATCCCCTGCAAGGCCGGTGAAATGTTCACGAACGCCGCGGACGGGCAGCGTTCGATGAAGGTCAGGGTGCTCCAGGGGGAACGGGAGATGGCGCGGGACAACTGGGAACTGGGCGTCTTCGAAGTTGCCTTTGACGCCGCCGCGAAGGGGCAGGCCCGGGTCGGGGTGCAGTTCCGGATCGATGAGAACGGGATCCTTGAGGTATTGGCGCGGGATGTTTCCACCGGCACGGACACCGTCGTGACCATCGGCAGTGCGGCGGTGGATGTGGATGACGAGGCGGTGGGAAAGATGGTCGGCGAGTCCGTCGAACATGCCTTCGAGGACATGGCGGAGCGGATCTTCACCGAGGCGAGGATGAAGGCGGAGGAACTCCTTCCCGCCGTCCGCATGGTGCTGGGCCAGGGGCTCGCCACTCCAGAGGAGAAAGGCGAGATCGAGGCTGCCGTGACGGAGGTGGAGGAGGCCATGGCGAACGGGGCGGCCAATCCTCTCAAGGCCGCGGTCAAGCGTCTGGACACCGCCACCGAAGCCCTTGCAGCAAGGTTGGTTGAGAAGGCGATGGAAGAGGCGCTGGAGAAGCGCCTGGGCATCGGTTGA
- a CDS encoding AraC family transcriptional regulator, with protein sequence MRGESDYMSGFETPRVGESWWGEAGGLRCGRVKGRTISGGWRWKVASQGSVWLWLNREGSGLLWGDQDRFMLKPGMYAMTGGGGPGEWSCMRYPGSHLVEVVVLSKAWLTERLKRGGEWLHPDLGKWLEEGGSVAFCGLMGVWEKDLCDALQKAAEEKGSTRLLAEARVLEWAAVRFFRGHGEGAVSGGIRGRDPVRRALDLLRSRLDQPLDLVPLAKEVGVAPHHLSRRVSAETGRTLQRHLRRLRVERACEALDSRRMNVTEAALEVGYQSLSHFAKAFREETGKSPSEWLAESRK encoded by the coding sequence ATGCGAGGCGAATCCGATTACATGAGCGGCTTTGAGACTCCGCGTGTCGGAGAGAGCTGGTGGGGTGAAGCCGGTGGCCTGCGGTGTGGCCGAGTGAAGGGCAGGACGATCTCCGGTGGATGGAGATGGAAGGTGGCCTCGCAGGGATCGGTGTGGCTGTGGCTGAACCGCGAGGGGAGCGGACTGCTGTGGGGGGATCAGGATCGTTTCATGCTGAAGCCGGGGATGTATGCCATGACCGGCGGCGGTGGCCCCGGCGAGTGGTCCTGCATGCGCTATCCCGGTTCCCACCTGGTGGAGGTGGTGGTGCTTTCAAAAGCATGGTTGACGGAACGTCTCAAGCGCGGTGGCGAATGGCTGCACCCTGACCTGGGGAAATGGCTGGAAGAAGGCGGCTCCGTGGCGTTCTGCGGACTCATGGGCGTGTGGGAGAAGGATCTTTGCGATGCCCTGCAGAAAGCGGCGGAGGAAAAAGGCTCCACCCGCCTGCTGGCGGAGGCTCGCGTTCTGGAATGGGCGGCGGTCAGATTTTTCAGAGGGCATGGGGAGGGTGCTGTCTCCGGCGGGATCCGCGGGCGGGACCCGGTGCGCCGCGCGCTCGATCTGCTGCGCTCCCGGCTGGACCAGCCGCTGGACCTGGTTCCTTTGGCAAAGGAGGTCGGCGTTGCACCGCACCATCTTTCCCGCCGCGTCAGTGCGGAAACCGGGCGCACGCTCCAACGGCACCTCCGCCGCCTGCGCGTGGAGCGCGCCTGCGAGGCACTGGACTCCCGCAGGATGAATGTGACGGAAGCCGCCCTCGAAGTCGGCTACCAGAGCCTCAGTCATTTTGCGAAAGCCTTCCGCGAGGAAACCGGCAAAAGCCCCAGCGAGTGGCTGGCGGAGAGCAGGAAGTGA